DNA from Nitrospira sp.:
GGAGAATCCGCTGCTTCAAGCAACTCCGGACTCAACCACGCACCGACGGCGCCCAGCAGCCCACAACAGAGCAGCATGATGATCACCGATCGAAACGTAAGGCATAGGGTCATGACGACACTCTCTGACTGTTCTTCTCAAAGACAGCCGCAGATCCGTTCAAGGCTGTACCCGACATGGTCTCGCGAGATTTGCTCAGGATGCCCATCACGAAGGGACAACGCAGCAAGGCGCTCGGCACTCCTCCCTGCTCGCGGTTCTCGACATCGCGTCGATGGCCCAGGTAATAGCAGTACAGCGCCATCATGCCTCCGACCAGTCCGGCGATGCCGGCGAAGAGCCCCATAGATTGCAACGGCTGCTTCAACACATAGAGGCAGCCCCCGACCAACACCAGATAGTAGGTCGAGGCGAAGGCCAGTCCCGGCCACCACCAAAACTTCGCCAACTCTCCCCAATGGGCATCGGCCACCTGAGACATCCAGGCTTTCCTACCGGTTTGTCCGGCGAAAAAGGCCAACAGGGCGATCGTTCCCGCCGCCATGGTCACGGCCGCACCCTGCGCCAACACCGCCATATTTCCAGTCATGGCCATGGCCGTCACCACCGACAGGCTCGCGCAACCGAGCGCCCCTGCGACAATCCAACCCAACAATGCCGGATCAAATCGCAGCAACAACGTACGCAGTCCCGCACCGTCGGGAAAGGTGATCAGAGGCCGCCCGTCGTGCTCGAGTCGGCGAAGGTATCCGATCTCGAAGGCATCGCGCGCAACCGCCGTGCAGGGAATGATGATCGCCATCATCGCCGGCCCATCGGGATGTTGGGCATAGTCGTACCCCACCAGCCACAACAGGGCCAGCACCAGCAAAGACAGTTGAATGCCGTAGACGAAGCCGATCCAGACCAACACCCATCCGATGCGTCGGGCTCCGTCCGACGCTGCCAGCCGCGCGAACGGCAAGGCGCGACCCACGCGGTAGGCACAGGCAGCCGTAGCCATCGAAATCAGCCCGCTCAGCAGAAGCAAGGTCATCGGCTCCGCCAGCGAAAACCCCTGTTTGGCCGCCCGATAGCAGGCGAAAGCGACCAACCCGGGGACAAACATCACCAGCCGCTTACGCTTACGCACCGCATCTTCCGTGACGGCCAGCGTCAAACTCGGGAGAACTCGTAATGCCAGTCGATGCAACATAAATATTTCCGTTCGGGCAAGACCTCAGGAGCGTTGCGCCGCCATGCCGAAGTATCGCGCCTTAACCTCTTCCATCAAGGCGACCGTCACACACCCCAATCCACGATCCACTGCCGTCCGTTCCAGTTCGATACGCGCCATGGCACGGACCGGCGCCGGAACGTTGGCGAGACGGCGTTCGGCGTCAGGCTCCCACGACACCACGTCACCGGTTTTGGCCTGATCGATCAGATCGTAGGTGATGACCCGCTGCTGTCGAGCCCTGGCGAAACCTTCCACGAGATCGCGCAAGAACGGGGCCGCATAGGGCGGCAAGCGTTCCAACCGATGCCTGGCATCGTCGCTCCACATGAGCCGATCGACGAATCCCTCGGCCCGCCCGACGGGGACTTCCACCCCCACCATCCAATTGCACCTGCGACATTCCGACCGGACGAACCAGGTCAGCGCCCCCTCATCCGTAACCTGTTCTTCCACACCTTCGGTATGCATCCACCGTCCGCACCCACAGACCAGCATAGGCTCCTCGGCAATCAACGATCAGGCATCAGCCATTCGATTGTAGGCCTCACCCAATTTTCCCGGGATAGAAGATATAGAGCATCGCATAGGTCGTCGAGCCAGTGAGGAAGAGGATGCAGTAGATGACCATGGTAAACCGGCCAAGCGTTCGATGCCGTTGCCCGCCGTCCGGCCAGATACGCTGGATCGCCATTTCCACGGCAAACACGATGGCGATGAGAGCCAAGAGGCCGGCCCACACCAAGAGCCGCCCCATCCGAAAGCGATCCGCTGCAATCAAATACACCAGGTATGCCCCCACGATCGCACAGAGGAGCCCGAAGATCATGCCCACCTTTCCCCAAGTGGTCTGGAGGACGCGACCGCTCAGCAACCGTCGTCCTTGCTCGACAATCTGCGCGCGGAACCCAAGCACAATCATGTAAATCGCCATGACCAGCCCAATGACCACGAGCATGATATGAAAAGTCAGCAGAGGGATAAACACATGGCGGTAGAGTGCTTCAGATCCACCGAAACCTTCCTTCCCCTCAAATGCCAGCACACCCAATTGTCGGAAGAGGTAATAGCTCACGAAAAAACTCAGCATCGCCGTCATGCCACCCAGCATAAGCCAGTGATGGGCATGCCCTTCACGACGTTTTGCCTGTGCCCAGCCGATAATGAACAGCCCTGTAAAGAGGGTTGCCATTAACTGACTAAGATCGGCACCCACCGTCGCATGGGTTCCAAAAAATCCAGGCTGTTTGAGCCACTCTGCCATCACGTCCCTCGTCCTTCGTATTTCGTCGGTCGCCGTTCGCCCACCACCTCACACCTCCCGTTCACACCTCTCGAGACTTGACGCCCTGCACCACCGCGGTCCGCTCGAGTTCGACAACGGACTCGTACCCTGCATCGGTCATCCACTGCATGGCTTCGGCCGTGCGGTAACAGGCTCCCCGTTCCGTGTTGACGAGAATATGGACGGCGAACGCCGCCGTCCAAGCAGGACTCGTACCCGAGGCGTCCAGGAACCGATCTTTGATGATCAACCGTCCACCTGGATTCAGGTGCCCCTGAATCTTCTTGACCAGCGCGGCATTCGTCGCCAAATCTTGATAGTGCAGGATGTCCGACATCAAGACGACATCATAAGGACCGCCCAGCGAGTCACGGTTGAAGTCCCCGGCTTTCAGGGTGATCCTGGCCTCCAGCCCTGCTTCCTTTACCGTCCGTTCCGTCACCGGCAGGGTCGTCGGCAGGTCGAACACCGTCGCCGAGAGGTGGGGATAGACCGAACAAAACGCGATGGCATTCGTGCCGGCACCGCCGCCGAGATCGAGCAGGGTCCTCGCTTGGTCGAGTACCAGCCGCTTGGCCAGATCCGGCCCGCTTTGCTGTCCGATCCGGTGCAGTACGGACAACACGTTCGCGCCCAACGCTGGGTCCGTTTCAAAGACATGTTGTGTAACAGGAGACCGACCGGTCTTGATGGACTCCTCCAGCTTTCCCCAGTTATCCCATTCCGCGTCGTGCAAGAGGAGCAGGTGCCCGATATACTGCGGCCCATGCTTGACCAGATGGGTCGAGGCCACAGGGGTATTGGTATAGACATCGCCTGTTTTCGTGAGAAGCCTGATCGCCACCAGCGCGTTGAGGAGCAGCTCCAGCGCCCGTACGTCGGCGCCGATTTTTTCGGCGGCTTCGGCGGCGGTACGACCTTGCCCATCGAGAGCCGAAAAGACGTCTAACTTCGCTGCAGTCAAAAGAATTTTTGTCTCCCAGTAGTATCCCAACTGGAAGACTTCGGCGAGAGACAATTCACGCGACACACGTCACCTATTCAGAAAATCCTGCATTAAATTTGGCATCTTACCCAGTTCAGAAAGAGAAACGCAAGGTAAGCAACCACGCGGGAATCCCGCGGCACACGAACGGCAGGAACGTGCGGTCCAGCACGCTGGCAGAGGGGAAACCAGCCGATCGACAAGGCCTCAAGATCGGATGTGTGTGTCGTGGAACAACCCGAAAGGCGACGACAAATAAAAAGGGCAGTGGTCGAACTGGACCACTGCCCTTCCATCAACGGGCCGACCCGTCGGATAGAAACGAGGTTACTTGAGTTCGGCCTTCAAGGTTGCGGATCCACCTTCAGCCACCTCGACTTCAAATTCATTCAACTTGCCCTTGCCGACGAACGGATGCCAGACCACAACCTTATGCTTCCCGGCAGGAACGCCCTGAAGCTCGAATGATCCATCGTCCTTCACGACCGCATGGTACGGATTCCACACCGGGAGGAAGAAGGACTGCATGAACTCATGCTGGTCACACTGCAACCGATAGAAGCCCTGCTTCTCTGCGCCGCCGCGGAACGTCACCGGCTTCTCCAACTTGTCGCCCTTCTTGGCGAGACCGATGTTGAAACCGGTGGCCGACGTGGAGCCTTTTACCGTGAAGCTGTGCGGATTATGGAGCACACCCTGAGTGGACTTGGGATCATCAGGATCCGAATCATGGTTTTCGGCTCGGAACGGCTTGTTATTGACCACGACGCCGCTGAAGGGCAAGAATTCGCAGAACTCCGCCACTACGTCCGTTCCCTTGAAGCCGTCCACAAACGCCTGGTCTTCGATATCGACCACCGCCACCACCGCATTCTTCAGACCTCCGTCCTTCCCGACTTCGATGGTCTTGAGGAAGCGTTTATCGCCGTCCATCAGGCT
Protein-coding regions in this window:
- a CDS encoding O-methyltransferase, family 2, whose protein sequence is MSRELSLAEVFQLGYYWETKILLTAAKLDVFSALDGQGRTAAEAAEKIGADVRALELLLNALVAIRLLTKTGDVYTNTPVASTHLVKHGPQYIGHLLLLHDAEWDNWGKLEESIKTGRSPVTQHVFETDPALGANVLSVLHRIGQQSGPDLAKRLVLDQARTLLDLGGGAGTNAIAFCSVYPHLSATVFDLPTTLPVTERTVKEAGLEARITLKAGDFNRDSLGGPYDVVLMSDILHYQDLATNAALVKKIQGHLNPGGRLIIKDRFLDASGTSPAWTAAFAVHILVNTERGACYRTAEAMQWMTDAGYESVVELERTAVVQGVKSREV
- a CDS encoding putative lipoprotein — encoded protein: MKGAKKLVFGVAAAAFLAAPLASFAGGTITGKVTYSGKAEQKEFLFSKFPNPKFCPKNPNKSLMDGDKRFLKTIEVGKDGGLKNAVVAVVDIEDQAFVDGFKGTDVVAEFCEFLPFSGVVVNNKPFRAENHDSDPDDPKSTQGVLHNPHSFTVKGSTSATGFNIGLAKKGDKLEKPVTFRGGAEKQGFYRLQCDQHEFMQSFFLPVWNPYHAVVKDDGSFELQGVPAGKHKVVVWHPFVGKGKLNEFEVEVAEGGSATLKAELK